DNA from Halogeometricum sp. S1BR25-6:
GTCCGTGAATGGGCCGAGCATGCCCGAAACAGGACGCGTCCGGAGATAACGGTTTCCCGTACGGTCGTCGGCGCCGACCAATCAGCTTTTGCGGGTTCCCGCGGGAGCGGAGGTATGTACTGGAAGGGCCACTGCGGCGTCTCGCTGCTCGTCTTCGCGCCCGCCGGGTTCGCCCTCGTCCGCCTCGGCCGCCCGGACCTCGCGTTCGTCGCCGGCGCGACGATGCTGTGGCTGACGATGCTGCCGGACGTGGACCACAAGGTGCCGGGCCTGCCGCACCGCGGGCCGACCCACTCGCTTTTCTTCGCCGCCCTCGTCGGCGGCGTCTTCGCCGGCGTCGCCCGCGCGCTGTCGTCCGTCGACGCGGGCCTCGGCGACGCCGGACTCGCCGTCCTCGCGGGCGGGAGCCTGACCGTCTTCGCGTTCTGCCTCGGCTTTCTCACCGTCCTCGCGCACCTGCTCGGCGACGCGCTCACGCCGATGGGCGTGAACTTCCTGTGGCCGCTCTCCGGCCGCCGCGACACCGTCTCGGCGTGGCGCGCGGACAACACGCTCGCCAACTACGCGCTGTTCGGACTGGGCGTGTTCGCCGCCGCGGGCGCACTCTATGCGGCCGTCGCGGTCTGAAAGCGCGCCTCGCCCGCTGTCCGGTTACTCCGAGGACTCGTGGACGGTGACCACCGGCACCGGCGACGTGCGGACCGTCTTCTCGGCGACGCTTCCGAGGAGGATGCGGTCGACGGCGCCCTTGCCCGTCGTCCCCATCACGACGGCGTCGATGTCGTACGACTCGATAGCGTCGAGGATGGCTTCGTGCGGCGACCCGTGCTCGACGTGGCTCTCGACGTCGACGTCGCGGGACTCGGCCGCGAGAACGACGTTCTCGACGGCCTCCTCTGCGGCCTCCTCCTCCTCGGCCCCGGAGAGCGCAGAGCGCACGTCGAGTCCGAGCAGCGAGTCGTCGACGACGCTGAGCACGTGCAGCGTCGCGCCGAGCGACGCCGCCAGGTCGACGGCGTGCTCGGCCGCGTACGTCGCCGTCGAACTCCCGTCCGTCGCCACGAGAACTCGGTCGTAGGGGAACGACAGCGACCGCTCGGTTCCCGTGCGGACCGTGACGACCGGGCGCTCGGAGAGGCGGACGACCTTCTCCGTGACGCTTCCCAGCAACTGCTTCGAGAGCCCCTGCTGTCCCTGCGTGGGCATCACGACGGCGTCGTAGTCGTACTCCTCGGCGTAGTCGACGATGGTGGGGACCACGTCGCCCTGCACCACGTCCGTCGAGTACTCGACGCCCAGCGAGTCGAGCACCCCGCCGGCGTCGTCGACGATGTCGGTCCCCTCCTGTTCGAGGGCGTCGACCACGTCGTTCTCGACGACGGTGACGCTGTCCCTGCTCGTGTCGGCGACGAACAGCAGCGTGACTTCGCCGTCGGTCCGCTGCGCCATCTCGCCCGCGTGGTACAGGACTTCCTCGGAGCCGTCGCTGCCGTCGACCGGCACGAGTATGCGCTCGTACATGATGATTCCACATGCGTGCGACGGAGGTTAATCGCTTTTCCCCGGTCCGACCGGAGATTCGAGGGGGTAACCCCGGCGGGCACAGTACCTATTGACGTTCCCGTCGGACGACGAGCGGGATGGACTTCGACACCTTCCTCGGCGAGGTGGAGAGCCGCGGACAGCTCGCGTCGACCGAGGATGCCCTCAGGGCGACGCGTATCACGTTCGAGGCGCTCGGCCGGCGCGTCGACGCGGAGGACGCAGAACGCCTCGGAGCGCAACTCCCCGGCGAACTCGAACGATTCCTTACGAAGGAGGACGCCGTCGAGCGCTTCGCGTGGGGGGAGTTCGTCGGGCGACTCGTCGAAGCGGGCGACTACGACGAGGGCGCGGGCGGCACCGCCGCCTACCACGCGCGGGTCGTCCTGAGCGTCGTCGACGACGCGACCACCGAGGGAGCGGTCGGGGCCGTCCGCGAACGACTCCCCGCCGAGGAGGACTGGGACGAACTGTTCGCGCTGGTCGACCGAAGCGGGCAGGCGGCCGACGCGGAGTAGTTCCGCGTCCCGACGCCGAGGCCGAGCGAGAGTATAAGGGACGACCGGGATAGTTCCCCGTATGGAACTGGCCGACGACGCGATGACCCGATTCCCGGTGCCCGACTACGAGGACCTCCCCGAGGACCTCAGAGAGCGAATCGACGAGGAGACCGAGCGCGCGGGGTTCACGCCGAACGTCTTCTCGGCGTTCGCGTACAAACCGAGTCACTTCCGCGCGTTCTTCGCCTACCACGACGCCCTCGTTGAGGACTCCGCGCTCGACCGCGAGGAGATAGAGATGATAATCGTCGCCGTCTCGGGCGTCAACCACTGTTACTACTGCAACGTCGCCCACGGCGCCCTCGTCCGCATCTACGCGAAGGACCCGACGCTCGCGGACCAACTCGTCGCCAACTACCGGCAGGCCGACATCTCCGAGCGGCGGATGGCGATGCTCGACGTCGCGGTGAAACTCACCGAGTCGCCGCGCGAGGTGACCGAGGCGGACGTCGAGCGACTGGCCGAGGCGGGCTACTCCGAGGAGGCTATCTGGGACATCGCCTCCGTGACGGCGATGTTCAACCTCTCGAACCGCATGGCGATGTTCGCGGACATGCGACCGAACGAGGAGTTCCACACGCTGGGGCGCGAGACGCGGGAGTAGAGTCGACGGGTCACCCGAGAGCGCTAGAACAGGCCGAAGACGAACCCGAGCCCCATCAGGATGAGAATCGCGGCCGAGACCGTCGGGAAGTGCTGTGCCAGCGATTCGACGCGGTCCTCGTAGCGGTAGTACCCCGCCACGAGCAGCAGCGTCAGCGAGACGATACCGGCGAGGACGGCAAGCGCGTACGCGCTCATCAGTTCCAGACAGTAGCTCGACCCCGTACACAGGAGCAGAATCTCGAACTCCTCCTCGTGGGCGAATCCGAGGACGAACGCGAACCACGCGAGACTCCACAGGGTCGTCCCCGAGGCGTCGCCGTCGAACCCGTGGGAGTGCGAGTGCGAACGTGCGTGGGGGTCCGAGCGACCGCCGACGAACGGAACCGCGGACCGCAGACGCGCGAGAAGGCCTTCCGAATCCCGGCCGTGGCCGTCGTCCGTGTCGTGGTCGTGGTGGTCGTGTCCGTCGTCCGTGTCGTGGTCGTGGTGGTCGTGTCCGTCGTCCGCGTCGTGGTCGTGGTGGTCGTGTCCGTCGTCCGCGTCGTGGTCGTGGCCGTCGTGGTCGTGGCTGCCGTGACCGTGGCCGTGGCCGTGGTCGTCCTCGCCGTCTCCGTGCCCCCCATGGTCGTGCCCGTGGCCGTGTCCGCCGCCCCGGAGTTCGTTCAGACCGAGCAGTATCAACAGAACGCCGGCGACCTGCGATATCCACGGCAGTTGCGTCAGGTCGAAGTAGGATTTCGCCGCGAAGAAGACGAGCACCATGGCGATGCTGCTCACGAGGTGGCCGACGCCGAGAATCGTCCCGGCGGCCGCCCCGGAGAGCCACTTGTTCCGCTTCTCCATCGCGTAGGAGGCGGCGACAGGCCAGCCGTGACCCGGTTCGACGCCGTGGACGATACCGAGTGCGACCGCGCCGCCGAACAGTCCGATTAGGTCACTCGCCATATCCCAAATCCGTCTCTGGCGGGTATAACGGCTGTTAAGACCGGTTCGGTGGATTCGTAATAATCGTTCGCCGGTCGGGATGCGACGATTCTTACGCCTCCTCCGCGGAGGGAGACGCATGCGAACGAGTTTGAACGTCCCCGACGACGTCCTCGCGGAGTTCGACGCGGTGTGGGAAGCCGAGGGCCTCGACTCGCGTTCGCGGGCGATACGCGAGGCGATGCTGGAGTACGTCGAGTCGCACACGCGACTGGAGGAGGCCGAAGGGGACATCGCGGCCGTCGTCGCCTTCGACTACGAACACGAGTCCGTCATCCGCGAGTTGCACACCGTCCAGCACGAGTTCGAGGACATCATCGAGGCGACGAGTCACACGCACCACGGTCACTGGTGCTTCGAGGTGGCGTTCTGCGACGGGCCGGCCGAGGGCGTGCGGCGACTCGTCTACCGCCTGCGCGACTTCGACGCCGTCCGCCGCGTGTCCGTCCTCTCGTTGACTATGTCCGAGGCCTGACACTCAGGAGCGCGAACCGACGGCGGAAGCCTTATCAACTCGGTCGACCACTGTCAACTCGCAATGGCGAAAGGTACGGTTGCGTTCTTTAACGACACCGGCGGTTACGGATTTATCGAAAGCGAAGAGTCGGACGAAGACGTCTTCTTCCATATGGAAGACGTCGGCGGCCCGGACCTCGAAGAGGGCCAGGAAGTCGAGTTCGACATCGAACAGGCGGACAAGGGTCCCCGAGCGACGAATCTTCAGCGCCTGTAAGAACGCAACACGGTAGCGGTACTGCGGTCGGCGGTCACGTCGATTCTCATCACGATTCTCGGTATTTTAACGCGCCCCGAGCGACGGCGCTCCGCCGGGCCGGCGGACGCTCCCGTTCGCCCGACGGTACGACTGCCGACCGTCCCTCACCCCGGTAAGCCGACGGCCGGGATAGATGTCGGTCAATCAGAGAGAACCTACATCCGCGCGCGTTTCCAAGGTCAGGCGGTGGACCAGCTAGATAACCTCGGACGAGCGGGCATCGACGCCCTGCCCGTGGAGGCGGCTATCGTGGACGCCGAGGGGACGATACTGCTGGTGAACGAGCCGTGG
Protein-coding regions in this window:
- a CDS encoding metal-dependent hydrolase, yielding MYWKGHCGVSLLVFAPAGFALVRLGRPDLAFVAGATMLWLTMLPDVDHKVPGLPHRGPTHSLFFAALVGGVFAGVARALSSVDAGLGDAGLAVLAGGSLTVFAFCLGFLTVLAHLLGDALTPMGVNFLWPLSGRRDTVSAWRADNTLANYALFGLGVFAAAGALYAAVAV
- a CDS encoding CopG family ribbon-helix-helix protein — encoded protein: MRTSLNVPDDVLAEFDAVWEAEGLDSRSRAIREAMLEYVESHTRLEEAEGDIAAVVAFDYEHESVIRELHTVQHEFEDIIEATSHTHHGHWCFEVAFCDGPAEGVRRLVYRLRDFDAVRRVSVLSLTMSEA
- a CDS encoding universal stress protein, whose product is MYERILVPVDGSDGSEEVLYHAGEMAQRTDGEVTLLFVADTSRDSVTVVENDVVDALEQEGTDIVDDAGGVLDSLGVEYSTDVVQGDVVPTIVDYAEEYDYDAVVMPTQGQQGLSKQLLGSVTEKVVRLSERPVVTVRTGTERSLSFPYDRVLVATDGSSTATYAAEHAVDLAASLGATLHVLSVVDDSLLGLDVRSALSGAEEEEAAEEAVENVVLAAESRDVDVESHVEHGSPHEAILDAIESYDIDAVVMGTTGKGAVDRILLGSVAEKTVRTSPVPVVTVHESSE
- a CDS encoding cold-shock protein, with product MAKGTVAFFNDTGGYGFIESEESDEDVFFHMEDVGGPDLEEGQEVEFDIEQADKGPRATNLQRL
- a CDS encoding peroxidase-related enzyme (This protein belongs to a clade of uncharacterized proteins related to peroxidases such as the alkylhydroperoxidase AhpD.), producing MADDAMTRFPVPDYEDLPEDLRERIDEETERAGFTPNVFSAFAYKPSHFRAFFAYHDALVEDSALDREEIEMIIVAVSGVNHCYYCNVAHGALVRIYAKDPTLADQLVANYRQADISERRMAMLDVAVKLTESPREVTEADVERLAEAGYSEEAIWDIASVTAMFNLSNRMAMFADMRPNEEFHTLGRETRE
- a CDS encoding DUF2267 domain-containing protein; translated protein: MDFDTFLGEVESRGQLASTEDALRATRITFEALGRRVDAEDAERLGAQLPGELERFLTKEDAVERFAWGEFVGRLVEAGDYDEGAGGTAAYHARVVLSVVDDATTEGAVGAVRERLPAEEDWDELFALVDRSGQAADAE